In Nitrospira sp., the following are encoded in one genomic region:
- a CDS encoding DoxX family protein has protein sequence MTHPAGLLKRAADCAVPLYLWLVHGLEALTPLFDLSVRLYLANIFWKGGMVKLSSWMSTVMLFTMVYDVPVLPPEVAAYLSTAVELGGSFLLAIGLAGRWAALSLFGLNIVAALSYGQLSEAALQEAFYWGILFLYFVLHGPGLISVDALLDRFYRRRHTMSPTNAAIPKQPVFHNA, from the coding sequence ATGACGCACCCCGCCGGTCTCCTGAAACGCGCCGCTGATTGCGCCGTGCCTCTGTATCTATGGCTGGTCCATGGCCTAGAAGCGCTGACTCCGCTGTTCGACCTGTCCGTGCGCCTGTATCTGGCAAACATTTTTTGGAAAGGCGGCATGGTCAAGCTCTCCAGTTGGATGTCCACGGTGATGCTCTTCACCATGGTCTACGATGTGCCGGTCTTGCCGCCTGAGGTTGCGGCCTATCTGTCGACGGCGGTTGAACTCGGCGGCTCATTCCTGCTGGCGATCGGCCTGGCCGGGCGATGGGCAGCCCTCTCGCTCTTCGGACTGAATATCGTCGCCGCGCTCTCGTATGGGCAGCTATCTGAAGCGGCGCTGCAAGAGGCGTTCTATTGGGGCATTCTCTTTCTCTATTTCGTCCTGCACGGACCGGGACTAATTTCGGTGGACGCCCTCTTGGATCGCTTCTATCGACGAAGGCACACAATGAGCCCGACTAATGCGGCTATACCCAAACAACCTGTTTTTCACAACGCGTGA
- a CDS encoding SRPBCC family protein, whose amino-acid sequence MKAVLPLRWALAANAAFSLTSASFMLFRPALVGEWLGIQAPQILQAIGIGLIFFAAELLYQATRPRLATWRALLASLADFSWVVGTAMLVFTFPDLLSPVGRALALVVAGIVAAFGMWQLWAIGWAHRPKGSREYRHCIIVETNAPAEKMWQIVGSIGDIKNYMPSLKHSLVIDGKAPSIGAVRVCEDYAGKQWSEECTEFNPGRSFAVRFLSEAHDFPFPARTMSGGWQVTPSTVGSQVMVWWELMPKSKLLAPVILPLLAFQADRDFPKIIQRMATAALEQSGEVHMQSKSGAVARLLPSFC is encoded by the coding sequence ATGAAAGCAGTCTTGCCACTTCGTTGGGCACTGGCGGCGAACGCTGCCTTTTCGCTTACATCCGCGTCATTTATGCTTTTCCGACCTGCGCTGGTAGGCGAGTGGCTTGGAATACAGGCCCCCCAAATCCTTCAAGCCATTGGCATCGGTCTGATTTTCTTCGCTGCCGAGTTGCTCTATCAAGCAACACGACCTCGTTTGGCCACATGGCGTGCGCTACTTGCAAGCCTCGCTGATTTCTCATGGGTAGTGGGCACCGCCATGCTGGTGTTCACCTTTCCTGACCTATTGTCGCCAGTTGGTAGAGCCTTGGCTCTTGTCGTCGCAGGGATCGTAGCCGCGTTTGGAATGTGGCAGCTTTGGGCCATTGGCTGGGCTCATAGACCGAAGGGGAGTCGCGAGTATCGTCATTGCATTATCGTTGAAACCAATGCGCCTGCTGAAAAGATGTGGCAGATCGTAGGCAGCATCGGCGACATCAAGAACTACATGCCGTCCTTGAAACACTCCCTTGTCATAGACGGAAAAGCGCCAAGCATTGGGGCTGTCCGCGTATGCGAGGATTACGCGGGCAAGCAATGGTCCGAGGAATGCACTGAATTCAACCCCGGTCGTAGCTTCGCGGTGCGTTTTCTTTCAGAGGCGCATGATTTTCCTTTCCCGGCAAGAACGATGAGCGGTGGATGGCAAGTGACACCATCGACTGTCGGCTCTCAGGTCATGGTGTGGTGGGAATTGATGCCAAAGAGCAAACTACTTGCGCCGGTAATCCTGCCGCTGTTGGCTTTCCAGGCCGACCGCGACTTTCCGAAGATCATCCAGCGGATGGCCACAGCCGCTCTTGAACAGAGCGGCGAAGTGCACATGCAATCGAAATCTGGAGCGGTTGCGCGTCTTTTGCCAAGTTTTTGCTAG